The following are encoded in a window of Trichomycterus rosablanca isolate fTriRos1 chromosome 13, fTriRos1.hap1, whole genome shotgun sequence genomic DNA:
- the gja1a gene encoding gap junction alpha-1 protein, which yields MGDWSTLAKLLDKVQVYSTAGGKLWLSVLFIFRILVLGTAVESAWGDEQSAFKCNTLQPGCENVCYDKSFPISHVRFWVLQIIFVSVPTLLYLGHVLFLMHKDEKMKKKEERLRSAEREGSNVHARLHKIWAKKFKYGLEEPGKIKMRGALFYTYVISVVLKSVLEVAFLLIQWYLYGFRLSSVYTCERFPCPHKVDCFLSRPTEKTVFILFMLVVSLLSLGLNVFEFFYAIFKRIKDKFKEAGGHLDSTGAFTPCPREELSGFGYRCSAPVSNLGYNLDSADKSNSSDNFDKQANEQNWTNFSTEQNQLGQGGYCPAHGFGYSPKLPLGKELILLKQLEPRPQSRSSSRARPDDLDI from the coding sequence ATGGGTGACTGGAGCACCTTGGCAAAGCTCCTCGATAAAGTGCAGGTCTACTCGACGGCCGGTGGCAAGCTCTGGCTCTCGGTGCTCTTCATCTTCCGCATCCTGGTCCTGGGGACGGCCGTGGAGTCGGCGTGGGGCGACGAGCAGTCGGCCTTCAAGTGCAACACGCTGCAGCCCGGCTGCGAGAACGTCTGCTACGACAAGTCCTTCCCCATCTCGCACGTGCGCTTCTGGGTCCTGCAGATCATCTTCGTCTCCGTGCCCACGCTCCTCTACCTCGGCCACGTGCTCTTCCTCATGCACAAGGACgagaagatgaagaagaaggAGGAGAGGCTGAGGAGCGCCGAGCGCGAGGGGAGCAACGTCCACGCCCGACTACACAAGATCTGGGCCAAGAAGTTCAAGTACGGACTGGAGGAGCCGGGCAAGATCAAGATGAGAGGAGCCCTGTTCTACACCTACGTCATCAGCGTGGTGTTGAAATCGGTCCTGGAGGTGGCGTTTCTTCTCATCCAGTGGTACCTTTACGGGTTCCGCTTGTCCTCCGTTTACACGTGCGAGAGGTTCCCGTGCCCGCACAAGGTGGACTGCTTCCTGTCCCGTCCGACGGAGAAGACCGTCTTCATCCTCTTCATGCTGGTCGTGTCGCTTCTGTCGCTCGGGCTGAACGTCTTCGAGTTCTTCTACGCCATCTTCAAGAGGATAAAGGACAAGTTCAAGGAAGCCGGAGGGCACCTGGACAGCACCGGTGCATTCACGCCGTGTCCCCGTGAGGAACTCTCCGGCTTCGGGTACCGCTGCTCGGCCCCGGTGTCCAACCTGGGCTACAACCTGGACTCGGCGGATAAATCCAACTCCTCCGATAACTTCGACAAACAAGCTAACGAGCAGAACTGGACTAACTTCAGTACCGAGCAGAACCAGCTGGGTCAGGGCGGGTACTGTCCGGCGCATGGGTTCGGCTATTCGCCCAAACTGCCGCTGGGTAAAGAGCTCATACTCCTCAAACAGCTCGAACCTCGGCCGCAGAGCCGCTCCAGCAGCCGCGCCCGGCCGGACGACCTGGACATTTAG